The Magnolia sinica isolate HGM2019 chromosome 3, MsV1, whole genome shotgun sequence genome includes the window AaagttgatactcaggcactaagaaattgcacacgtgACATACGATGACTCAAGTTAAATCGACTAAATAATAAAACCCAATGTCTATACGAGGACCACAAAGCTAACATCATATTAATGAAACGATCCTAACCTCTCACTGATGGATATTCTTTTGTCACGTTTGGACTGTTTGGCAGAGCTAAAACAATTGGGCCCTTTTAGTACAAAAatggggtgggggggggggggggagtccAAAGTAGGGAACTGGAATCAGACGGTCAATCCAAAGCAACCCACCTTGTTTCCTCCATTGGTTTTTGTCCCAcatatttggtggcccacctatcctcccctatatatatatatatatatatatatatatatatatatatatataaattaaaggGTCCAATTTTCTCCACCCAAGATTCAAATTCCAAGGatatcaattaaaatcaatggctgAGAAGGAAGGTGGCATTGTAACCAAGGGTCACGATGAAGGCATTAAGCTAGCAATTTCTATCCTTGAAGAATTCGGACTCCCTTTAGGACTCCTCCCATTGGCAGATGTGATGGAGGTGGGGTTTGTTAGGGCCACTGGCTACATGTGGATCGTCTAAGGTAGAGCACCAATTCAAAATGGTGAGTAAGCTCGTTAGCTATGACACTGACATCCGTGGCTATGTAGAGAATAAACGGATCAGGAAGCTCAAGGGAGTTAAGGCCAAAGAGCTCATGTTGTGGCCCCCAGTCAATGAGATCACCGTTGCTGACCCGCCTACAGGGAAGATCCACTTCAAGAGCCTCGCTGGCGTTGTCAAGACCTTCCCTGTGGaggcttttggggtgggccagtagATTCAACGGTCCAATGTGGGCCCTCAAGGTTCCAATGGCCATGATGGTTTTTGGGTTGATTGGGACCTTTTATTATATGATTAGTGAGGAAAgtatatattgtgtgtgtgttttatttttttaaaatcttgttTGGGTTTGGGCTTTGCTTGTAAGGAAAGAATACTGAAAGTGTAATGGAAAATTCAATCATGGTatgtgtttggatggaaaatcatgTTTGTTTGGGAGGAAAGCAATGGTTTGAAAATCACGTATTTTTATGTGGTTAGAACATGATTTATATGGGATTTTGATTTactttttatctttcttttggaATCATGGGACCCGTTTTTGCTTCTGTTTGAAATAAGCTTCTCAGCCCTCATGACCATACACGTGTATATCTTAGTAGGGGTTGAAGAGGGATGGACCACAGACCGCTGTGATTGGATTTGGGCTGAAGTTAAAGATCCACGGATTAGGCTCGGGTATGGAATTAACATGAATAATGGCCCACTTAGATAAACCAGATAAGCCTGATTATTTTAATTGTCTGGAACAGCACATCTATGTCCACAAGATCCAAGACGTCCAAGTCGTCCCCATTCAGTCCCTGGTCGTCAGATGGGCCCCAAAAAATGGACGGTACAAACTAGCCCAACTCAAGAGTATCCTTTGTTTGATTGCTAAGCCCATACCTATCTCTATACGATGCCATGCGTGTTGAGCTGGCATGTTTTGGGTACATCTGACCCGTgcatcagatggaccccaccaagaaGATGATATTACCCAAAATAGGGTTGTCCACTCAGCTGGTGGGCTGCACAAATATACTGAACTGTATGATTGGCAAGTTTCTGGCCTACCTGATTAGTTtccaacctcatttttggaccagaTCATCTACgtgatggggcccatctgatggattTCTTGAATCTCACGTGTAGAGCATGTAGTTGCACGTGTACTCTTAGTAAAAACTCTTGTAATTAATTTTATATCCATTGTTCGCAATGCTAAATGGTAATGCGAATTGCACTCGCTCGTGTGCACTTACCTCACACGTGGAAACTAGGCATGTGTATGAGAGATCAGAGCCACTTGTCAGGAGCTGAAAACAAAATTTAAATTTCGGATATGTAAAAACCCAGGGCTATACGATCATCAGATGGACCGCACATCTACAGAATAGAAAACTGTCAAGAGATTAACCACCGCATCAATTTCTGTcgacgtgtgtggcccacctgatgaaatcATATTTGTATGAGTTTAGAAGCACTAAGTATGCATAATGACGATCACCTGACGAGCTGTGCTTAATTTCCACGTGTGAGGCAAATGCACTCGAGCGAGTTGTGCTACAATTGTATGTATCTTTATGAGGTGCAAACAGGATGGTGTGGGCTCAATGGAAATGTGTTCTTTTAAAGGTAGAATAGAACCTTTTTTATAATTTGGTCCATTAGAAAAGGTGATGGTCCATGGAAAACGGTTGATGTTGACCGTTGGGCCTTGAGTTGGAGGGGAggtgtttgatactctggcagagtgttaTGGATGATACAAAGGCACTCACAAATTATACACATGGTATAGATTAATTTAAATGATTGTCCAAAAATCATAGTATTTGAATGAACCCAGTCCCTTAATCGGTGGCCTACAAATGGACGCTAGAAGACAAATCGAGCAACGGGCCCATAGTGAGGAAAGGTCCATTTATAATttattagatggtttggataagttcAATCAAAGCAATTTATTATTGGACGCGGATTACCCACTGACGCTGTGAGCAGCCAGtagctactggatggtgctctgtggggcccaccatgatgtatgtgttttatccacaccgtccatccattttcaagatcgttttaaggcatgaaccaaaaaatgaggcagatcgtaCTCTCATGTGGACTACAAtggaggaaacagtggtgattgaatgctcacaacattaaaaacttcttgggccacaacaggttggatggcaaataaacattacagcaggccttaggaagtttttaacggtggacgttcaatcaccactgttttcttgtggtatggtccacttgagatttggaactctctcatttttgggctggtgccctcaaatgatctgaaaaaattgataGACGGCATTGATAGAACATatatcgtggtggggtccacagagtactgtccagtagccacctcgATACTGGCAAGGGCGAGGCACATGAAGCACGGTCAGGATCATCATGTGCATGGGATATGAAAATGAAATCCAGTGCCTTAGAAAGGTAAGTAGATCAGCTCCCTTAAATGTTATGGACCCATCATCATCCGTCCAACACAGAAAAGCATACTTGATGACTAGTCCCAAGTTGGCGAGAGTTTTGCCTAAGGGTgggcatcgagctgagtcgagtcgaggtgggccaagcttggctcggcttgtccatgctgtactcgagtttgagctcaacattgaagcttagcttgtttgccaaagcttacAAGTCGAGTACGGGTCGAGTTagtggttcaagtcgagtcgagctcaagctttTTTATATGTTAACTTATtaaatttttgcaaaaaaaatacaaattaaatgtcTCATATCATATGTCACTATTACTAAGACATAAACATCTAGATTTTGATGAAGATGATTCTTAGTATCTAGGGTGCCCCATGAAGAATCTCACCTgttgaacagtttggattctaCATACACATCATGAATGGGGTCCACAACTAAAacgcatgcatgtgatcttttcACCCTTTCTAAACTATCTACAGCCAGTAATGGTAGGATTCTCCCAAGGAGATTCTTATATTGTGGGCCATCCACCACCAGACTAGATAAAAATAATCTGGAACatcaaaccatgggccctacTTTTAAAAACCAACTATCCAACCATATAATTCCTCAAGTCTAACTTTCAATAAAAacctaatttcattttttttctcaaaatccttATTGCATTTCTATCTAACTTTCATGGTTGCATTAGATGATTTGGAAAAAAGGCAAAAAAGAGGATGATTTGAAAACTATGAGATGGGAAaaccaaacaaaacaaaaaactaaaaaaaacaacgagtaattttttaaaataaaggcATGGATGTGGCAGGAGACAAGTAAGTGCTAACTGAGTTAGGATTGGGCGCGTGGCCGTGCGGTCTTCTTCGCCCGGCAAGATCGAGCAGGCAGGCAGTGTGCTGGTCGTGCGCTGGTGGTGGTGGTGTGGTGGATTTCTGCTAGTCAGGCGCCGGGCGGGTGTACAATAggtagagagagaagaaaggaaaagggacTGCTTACCAGGGTTGGGTGGGGTTGGGTGTTTGAGTGacttatatatgttatatatagaaTCCAGATCCtttgttatcaggtcaacagaaaATTCCTAATACCCAAATTCTCATAAGTCCAcatcaccactcactaaaaaaataaaaataaataaaaatagcttCGGACGCCGAACCATTAGGGTaataggaattctctgttgacctgataacagaggatccagactcttatatataatatatttaatatatataatatttaataaattAATATGCTTATTAaacgagccgagtcaagctcgagttcaagcttcgagtcgagtcgagtcgagtcgaatgccccctgctcgaactcaactcgagctacaaaaaatcagcttgactcggcccgagtCAGCCATtgaagccgagtcaatccgagctgactcaagctgagtcaagcgagttagtcgagctagctcgacctGTGAACAGCCCTAGTTTTGCCTGGTTTGAAACATGCAAAAAAGGCTAATGATTTTTCAGAGCCGGTTTGCCAGCTTGGGTTGACTTGTTCAACCAAGAGTTTGAGTCAGGATTCGCTCCAATCAAGGCTGAATTGGCCCGACTCACCTGAGTGAAATGGTGACTTTGGGAAGGGGTAACTCCTGGTTTCAAGCGGAATGGGTGTGTTACTgaatctgagtcaactcggacaaTTCATATAAAGGTCCCTACCTGCCAATTGGTCCGAATGGACACCTGATAGGCTTGATTACCAAAATCAGTCCAATTCactcataggtgggccacaacatggaaAAACCTATGTATCCTGAGTCGACCCAGTTTTCCGGCATTCCAAAAGAATAAAACTTAGTGACACACCTTGATTAGATTAGACCAGGACAGTCTTCTTCAAGTCAACTGAAAGTGACGTGTGGTGGTTACTTCTGCAAGTCCCATTTAACTCACTATTTCAAATAACAGTAACCATTTTGATAATTAAAGAGCGGCACTAAATCTGGGCCACTCCTTGGGTTGGACGATAATCTGATGTGGGGCCAGCTGGTATACAGGCGGCGACAAGTCCGTGACAATGTCTAACGTCCAAGATTCGATTGGCTTATACCGAATCATTTCATAATTCACCCATGTTCTTGCTTTTATACATTGAAAAAGATCACAAGGGAGGGTTGACCCTGATGGCCCAGTAATAAAGACTTGTGGGCCCCAATGCGGGTCACATGTTAGACCCAACCACAAAAAAAGTTATAAAAACCAAAGCAAATTCCCAACTAATCTTACGGTTGACAAAGTCACGGATTCAATCCCACCCAATAATGAGGGAAGAAAAAGAACCGAATATCAAACATATTTAGAGACTGAAAGAATCATAAGCAACATAATATCTTGTGGCTCAGATCTCACAGAAAGGTGGTGGGCCACCAGGGTACCAAATCAATTAAAACAAGGAACCACCTGCCAAATGTACATCCCCACCTTGCAAGGCATGGATCACTGCAACTGATTGGGTGTACTCCAAACCAACTTCCCTGATGAGTAATTGCATATGGCAGGCATGTATATCAATTCAAAACCacacaaatggtgggccactcacagcCCAAAAAATCACAGAACAAATCCAATTTGGTGGGACATAAAAAAAACCACTTGATTAATGATGGTCAAAAGTCCAAATTCAATAAAGAAAAATCGAAAAAAGGCTTGCATAGCAAAATCACGTCTGAATTTGGAGTTCCACGCtattaaaagtggggcccaaggaagcacATGCAAGCACATGGAAACTCAAATCTGGCAGAGCATATATATAAATAGGAAATGGTGACTCCAATGCCACATGTGAAATGGAAGCACAACGAGGCTGTTTCTGCTCCCTCATTAAGAAGAAACATAAAAGAAGACCACACACCGCAAATACATTTCCACGTCCAAACCCCCAACAAACTTGCAAAAttggaaaaaacaaaacaaacaccACCTAATATTTATCTCTCATCAAAAGAGTACACACAATGCAATGAATGCCCCCACCACCCATAAGCACAAGGCCAACGCTCTACTTGAAACCCAATGTACTTTCCAATATCCCTgtaacacctctctctctctctctctctctctaaatgacAAGAAAATTACCGATTCACCCTCAATAAAAGAGGCCTTGGAGGTTCACTTTGCACTACTTCAGTCCCACAACAGAGAATCATACTGACTGCGGTTAGGATGTAGTGTGGATCAATTCATTTTTACCATACAAATGTAGTGCCTGGGCAATGAGATGGATAATTAAGATCATTCAATTAGTGTAATGGTTCaggctatgctccatccataatggGCCCCAGTTTGGACAGACTTGACTGAGCCCTTGACATGAAAcgtggaagaagaaggaaaaaaattgaAGTTTTTATTCATAAAATGGTAGAGAGCatcagcagcaacaacagcatcatcatcatcctctcaCTACCCCACTTAAGTACCACCAGACAATCCCAATCACTCATGGCTCCCCAATATTGGTATATGATTTTATATACATGTACACAATCtctaccatctctctctctctctctctctctctctctctctctctctctctctctctctcatccctcaATTTGTAATACAAAAGCCAATTAATTGTACATCCTCATCTCTCAGCTTTTTTTCTCAATATGAGGAAGGTGGGAGTATAACAATAAGGCTGGCCTAAGCAGagggaaaggaaataaaaaaccAGAGTGACAAAAATGGAAAAGAATAAATAAACGGGCTGAACGAAAAACTGACTGTCGCTCTGGTTCCGGCTTCGGCTCTGTGAAATTATTATGCAGCTGGTTTTTGTGACAGGATTGGAGTTTGGTATGAATCAGGGAAGATGGGTGATGTGGGGTTTGCGCGGAAAAAAAACATGGAAGAATAAAAAACTGTATGGATCTAGAAGCGCCTAGAAGCTGTAATGCCTCACCGAGTACTCCAATACCTGCGGGCTTGGACAGATCATCTCCTTCACCCGTGTCCCGCTTTTGTAAATCTTGAACGTAGGAACTATCCTCACGTTCTCCACCTTGGCCACTGCCGGGCTCTCATTAACGTCCACCTTCACCAAACACCGTCAGTCAGGTCAAGCAGAAAGAATGGAAAATGGATCATCAGAGAAGGGGACGATTGAAAGAAATGCAATGAAAGATGAAGCAACTAATGCATGTCTGTGCAGTTTACCTTGAGAAAATTCACAGAAGGGTATCTGACACATAGCATGTCCACAAATGGGGATATCTGCTCGCATTGCTGGTTCGATGCCACCATAAAATGAACTACCGAAACTCCTGAAAAATCAAAGTTCTTGATGAATGGGCGAACTGGATTCTTCTAGTTCAATCACTGAATGGAGGACTGTTGAGGAGATGGCAGGTCATGGTATTTCAACTAATACCTAAAGAACCTAGTCCCCATTTGGCAGACACCTACAAATGAGTTGATCGCTACTCTCATTTAGGTGTCTACCAACAGGGCATTAGTAAAACAACTGGAGAGGAGATTTCTAGAGATTGGGCTACGCATCGGCTACAGATATGAGCTCTCCTAACACATGCCAATGTGCGATGTGTGATATCCATGTTGGCCAACAGGTGAGCCTAACAAGTATGCGCTGAAGCTTGAATGTCAGCCCGTGCATTAATAAGGTCGGCCACATGAGTACATCAATGCACATGTTGTTCAGTTATTTCACTAATCCATTTCTTTCATGCATTTGCCGCCCCACCTGATGACCAGAAACCAATTTTTGGCCTACAGAACAAGAGGGCCTACCAGATGGACGGATGAGATTTTTGTAGAAGTATTGCATCTGGCCTGTGTGAGTACAATAGATTTAAAATCCAATTACAGCGAGTACCCATCACATTGGCACATGAGGGGATAGGTTAGGATCTGAAATCCTATTCTAGCAAGTAGCCATCACAATTGTCCAGATTTTTAAGAATACCATGCATCATTCTTGCAAAAAACATATGATTTGTAGTTTGAAACTAATCAGTTAATTGTCAGTGCTAGAACAATTGGGATGTCTACAGTAGATGCCTAACAAAATGATCGCCAGCTAAGCTCACCAGAAGAACAGGTGTATGCAgtcgatgagtacatgaatgaatGTTTTTGCAGTTCAAACAAAGGAACCATTTAACTAAATCGATGCAACTGCAGATATGAGTGTGACTGAAACCAAATTGATTTTGCAGTCCCATGGAAAAATTAAGAATTAGGACACATGGAGTAGCAAAGACCGGTGAACATGGCAACGCTTACCAGGTGAAGATATTGCCGCTCTGAACTGATCGATGTCTGAAATTTCCTCAACTTCACCACCAAACTTCATATTATAAACCTCCTCACCACGTGATTTTTTCAATGCAACTTGTGCATGGAAGAGAGCTTCGGCTACCTCTTTATCACCTGGAAGTTCCTTCCTCAAAATCTCATAATCTCGTACAGAGTCAGCCCACCGTTCAAGCTAAATTCCATAGAAGATGTAATAAACCAATCAACCCACAAAGGTCTAAGAGCATAATACACATGAGAGAAGATGAACATGAAGTACAGGTAATTCACCTTGCCATTGGAAGCAGCCCGACGGAGAAGAGCTTTGGTGTAATTGGGTTGGATCCTTAGAGCTTCATTACAATCTTCAACTGATCGCTCCCATTGTCCAAGCTTGGACCTGCAAGCCGCTCTATTACAATAGAGAACAGGGTTGGAAGGATCGAATTTAAGGCCTTCTCCATAAGCAACACAGGCCTCTGCAAACTTGCCAGAATTGAAGAGATCATTCCCACGGGCCCGGGCTCTTGCTACTGATCTCACATTGTTCAGCATTACTGCAACTTCAATGTTTCGAGGATCAATCTGGCCAGCTTTCTCGGCAGCCGCAACAGCATTCTCAAACCTGCAAAACATCCATCATCCACTATCACTCACCCAAAACTGCATTTACACTTTCCTTTTGGAACATTAAATTTCAAACCGCACCTTCCAAATGCCATTTCGACCTGGGCTCGGACGAAGAAAGGGTAAGAATCACATAGCATTCCAAAGAACTTGATCTGCGTGCATGATGGGGGAAACTGTTCAAATTTGGGGATACTCAGCAATGCAGAATCAGCCTCTTCAAGTTGATGGAGCTTCAGCAGGGATTCTGCTCTAGATGCGAAAAGCTACATGTTCACACCAATTCAAACCATTGTTATTGCTTCTATAGCTAATTGTCTAAAATTGAGATGGTGCGAGATCTGAATATGCAATTTTACCTGAGGGCAGGAATCTGCCCCAGCGGCAATAGCTGCATCACCTTCCCTCAATGTGCTCTTCCAGTCTCCAATTTTCCGAGCATCTGCACATCTACTCAAATGCCTCTCCACTGCTTGCAACTTCTGCAACTCCCCACCATCTGGCTTCTGCCCCATGAAGACGTGTCTCCGAGCATTCTCAACCAGCCCTAGCCTGTAGGAAGATCGGGGATAAAAGAATGCCTAGGAACATGAATCAAAATCACTCAAAACAGCAATTTAAATTAACCAATGAGATGTATGATTCTTGAATAGGCAACGAAATAATTGGGTTGTACTACATTGCTAACCAATAATCTACAACAAGCGAAGAGAAAAAGGGCAGTACTACAGAGATGACCCATGAATGCAAACCAATCAAACAGCAAAAGAACAATAGAACAGAGTAGAAAACAAAGAACGAAATCAGTTAAAAGCAAAACAAAGTATCAAGCAGCAAAAGACAGTAATGCAAAGGAAACCCATGAATCTGCAAACCATTCAAGCAACATGAGAAATCATAAACAGAGAAGAACCAATGTAGCCATTTCACTGAAAAAGTAAGAGAacaggataaaaaaaaaaaaccccaacagGATCCATGAACCAAATTAACTCACACAGCAGAAAGCAGTAGACCAAGAAACCAACGAATCAAAACCACTCACCCTAATACTCTAATCACTCTcaaccataaaaataaaataaagtaaaaaaaaaaaaaaaaaaaaccaatgtgaAACCCACAATGTGACGAGAACAAAGGAATCGGAATCATCAAACAATAACAGAGACTCATTCAGAGCAGAACAGAATCTACCCACAACAGATCATTCATAAAAATTAGATCTTTCCCCCACCAAGCACCTCATCTCCTCAAAAGACCAACACAACACAGCAAAAGGAACAAAATGCAGATGAGCGCAACCAAAATCAAAGACACCAAATTCAAGGTTTCACCTCCCCAAACACACCATTTCCATCTCCCAAAACACAATCCACTAACATGAAAACATAAGCGGTGAAGTTTGCCAATGCCCCTTACCGCAGATGCAGCGACGCCAACCGTTGATGCGCCCGACCATACCCAGGATCCAACCTCACTGCCTCCTCGCACTCCCTCACAGCCTCCGCCAGCCGCCCGAGGGCAATCAGAGCGGCAGCCCTGTTGCTCCTGCAAGCCGCATTGTCGGGCGAGATGGCGATCGCCCTGTCGTACAAGCACAACGCCTCGGCGAAATGCCCCCTCTTATACTGCTCATTCCCAGCCCGTTTCACCTCCTCCGGATCAGAGCTGGCCATGGCCCGCCTCACCATCACAGACTCCCCGGCAAACTGTATGTTCCCCGTCACGCCGGTGGGGCCCGTGGCCGGAGCATCTCCGCCCGACTTCACGGGGCCCCGCATTATGCTCCCGTGCCCGTAATTCCCCGTCCCAGACCCTAGCACGTCGCTCCTCGCCCGGCACGCCATGCCCGTCTTCCCAATCTTCCCCGACGGACAGATATTCCCCGTCGGAAGGCACACTGCATTCGGAGAATTCACGGAGCTACTGCCGCCACTGCCGCCGGAGTATATCAAAGGGGTCCCAGCGGAATTCGATCTCAAATGCCCGGGCCTCAAACCTCGAGCGGACCGGGCGCTCTCGGCCGCTGTCGGGCTGCCTTCGCTGGACCCGGCCGAGAGCTCGCCCGAGTGACTCCCACCGTCGGATCGCTTCGCGACGGCAGCAGCATTGGCCACGGTCTTGCCGGAGACGGAACCGGATGAACTGGAGCTGCTGCTGGTTGTCGTGATCAGCGTCGATGATGGCCCGCCGCCGCGTAGGTGGGTCCGAAGAGGGGAGACGGGGGACCCGAGATCCAGCTCCTTGAAATCGGGTTTGTTGTTCTCGCAACTCAATGCATTTTGGAAGCGGTCGGAGAGGGCATCTGAGACATTCTCAGGATAGGGTTTTCTTGCGATGTTACCGTCAGACATTTTCAGAGTCTGAccctaaaattaaattttaaaaaaaaaaagaaaaagaaaaaaaagagaggaaaatctCCTTCTTTTATCAGTGTCTGTAACCACAGCGAAAATGCCAATGACAAGGTCGTAGAGAAGAGCGATACCAGAAAGGCTCtgtagaagaagaagacatagagagagagagagagagagccagagagagagagagagatggggatcTCGTGATTAGAAAGGAGGAAGCAAGGAATGAATGTGGGTGTTGAAAagtatacagagagagagagagattggagaggagagagaaagaaagaaagagaagcttttctttctttcttctttccttctttcacCTGCTGCTTCACGAGaccctttctctccttctcttcccttctcttctcttttccttatCCCTCTTTCCTTACATGGTGGTTTATTTGGTCTTTTTTTATCCGATTCGTACGTTGCTCTGCCAGTGTATGGCATGTCATACGCATGCGCAACCCTTTGGACACGTAGGCATCCCTCTGTCACAATCACAGCCATTCATTCTCTGGGTCCACTCTTATCGGTATAGGACAAGTGAAGAACTGTTCACCTTCTTACAGCATCATGACTCTTTTAGGGGACACTCTAGCCAAacggggggcccaccatgaatatcaCTTCTGGCCGATCCGAAGTAGATGGCCGTCAGTTATAGGTCTGGCTCATCTGATCGAAATGGTCGGGCCCACCTTTTCAAAGTACTGGCACGTCGATGGGAGAGGTGGGGCTCTGCATGCGACCAGCTGTATGTGGTGAGTTCCTAAAAAAGGACATTAGTTAGGATCTCGACTGCCGTTTTATGAATTGGGATTTTCTGGGTTAATTTGAATGTTTCAGATCTTGGAACAGCttaatttttaagatgggccCATCATAGGGACCTTGATcacgatttggatggttggatcggcATGCATGCGTGTCACTTTACTCCACACGTGTGCAACCGTACGATAAACATTGTGCTCTACGGTGCATTGGTAATTTCTTCATCGGAGAGTGCGCATGTTAAGAAACGTACGCACTGGGGGTTGGTGTTAGAATTAACCCCTTATTAGTGTTTTTACATCACTGCCCTCATTTGAATGAGGAGTGCTTTAGTGCTCTCAGGGTATATAAGTCACAGTGCTCCTAGTTACATATTTTCACTTGCAAATTCCGATAACTTGATCTGAACTGTTAATTAATTCCATAATACCTTTATCAACCAATCGTGAAAAACATTTCACTAAAATGGAattatccaatccatccttgatttgtcctTTTTCTATTTTGCCGTCCTTtttccaagcaatggatggtATGGTTATGATTACTTTAAAAAAGTGaatatttagaatcataagcaatccatgatggatcCTAACAGATAGATGGATCAAAtggtttaattttatttatttatttataaataaatctAACCGTCCATAATAAAGACCACTGATGAAATGCTAATATTTCT containing:
- the LOC131241023 gene encoding TPR repeat-containing thioredoxin TTL1-like isoform X1, coding for MSDGNIARKPYPENVSDALSDRFQNALSCENNKPDFKELDLGSPVSPLRTHLRGGGPSSTLITTTSSSSSSSGSVSGKTVANAAAVAKRSDGGSHSGELSAGSSEGSPTAAESARSARGLRPGHLRSNSAGTPLIYSGGSGGSSSVNSPNAVCLPTGNICPSGKIGKTGMACRARSDVLGSGTGNYGHGSIMRGPVKSGGDAPATGPTGVTGNIQFAGESVMVRRAMASSDPEEVKRAGNEQYKRGHFAEALCLYDRAIAISPDNAACRSNRAAALIALGRLAEAVRECEEAVRLDPGYGRAHQRLASLHLRLGLVENARRHVFMGQKPDGGELQKLQAVERHLSRCADARKIGDWKSTLREGDAAIAAGADSCPQLFASRAESLLKLHQLEEADSALLSIPKFEQFPPSCTQIKFFGMLCDSYPFFVRAQVEMAFGRFENAVAAAEKAGQIDPRNIEVAVMLNNVRSVARARARGNDLFNSGKFAEACVAYGEGLKFDPSNPVLYCNRAACRSKLGQWERSVEDCNEALRIQPNYTKALLRRAASNGKLERWADSVRDYEILRKELPGDKEVAEALFHAQVALKKSRGEEVYNMKFGGEVEEISDIDQFRAAISSPGVSVVHFMVASNQQCEQISPFVDMLCVRYPSVNFLKVDVNESPAVAKVENVRIVPTFKIYKSGTRVKEMICPSPQVLEYSVRHYSF
- the LOC131241023 gene encoding TPR repeat-containing thioredoxin TTL1-like isoform X2; its protein translation is MSDGNIARKPYPENVSDALSDRFQNALSCENNKPDFKELDLGSPVSPLRTHLRGGGPSSTLITTTSSSSSSSGSVSGKTVANAAAVAKRSDGGSHSGELSAGSSEGSPTAAESARSARGLRPGHLRSNSAGTPLIYSGGSGGSSSVNSPNAVCLPTGNICPSGKIGKTGMACRARSDVLGSGTGNYGHGSIMRGPVKSGGDAPATGPTGVTGNIQFAGESVMVRRAMASSDPEEVKRAGNEQYKRGHFAEALCLYDRAIAISPDNAACRSNRAAALIALGRLAEAVRECEEAVRLDPGYGRAHQRLASLHLRLGLVENARRHVFMGQKPDGGELQKLQAVERHLSRCADARKIGDWKSTLREGDAAIAAGADSCPQLFASRAESLLKLHQLEEADSALLSIPKFEQFPPSCTQIKFFGMLCDSYPFFVRAQVEMAFGRFENAVAAAEKAGQIDPRNIEVAVMLNNVRSVARARARGNDLFNSGKFAEACVAYGEGLKFDPSNPVLYCNRAACRSKLGQWERSVEDCNEALRIQPNYTKALLRRAASNGKLERWADSVRDYEILRKELPGDKEVAEALFHAQVALKKSRGEEVYNMKFGGEVEEISDIDQFRAAISSPGGR